One Lachancea thermotolerans CBS 6340 chromosome F complete sequence DNA window includes the following coding sequences:
- the ERP5 gene encoding Erp5p (similar to uniprot|P38819 Saccharomyces cerevisiae YHR110W) translates to MKRLASIGTSILLMLALSQSVAGLYFYMKPGETKCFYEGLTRGSQLEGQFTVLIERDGFYEQETETELRISIDETFDNDHCVFDQRSTNRNFTITALETGEHRVCIEPQAASAETNVESGANIVFEVHVNFEHKRLRVWDSELLECLGSASERVRNLNARLANLRADQSIVKKEQTLHDKQCNSVNTQLLFWSSLQLMVLVGMCAMQLRTLRSLFRKKTK, encoded by the coding sequence ATGAAGCGCCTTGCTTCTATCGGTACTAGTATTCTCCTGATGCTAGCGTTGTCACAGTCAGTGGCAGGTCTATATTTTTATATGAAGCCAGGCGAAACAAAGTGCTTTTACGAAGGACTGACGCGTGGATCACAGCTCGAGGGCCAGTTTACGGTGCTAATTGAGCGGGACGGCTTTTATGAGCAGGAAACGGAAACCGAACTTAGGATCTCGATAGACGAAACATTCGACAATGACCACTGCGTATTCGATCAACGTAGCACAAATAGAAATTTTACGATCACGGCCCTCGAAACAGGAGAGCATCGTGTTTGCATAGAGCCTCAAGCGGCAAGCGCGGAAACGAATGTGGAATCGGGCGCGAATATTGTGTTTGAGGTCCACGTCAACTTTGAGCACAAGCGTCTGCGTGTGTGGGATTCTGAGCTGTTGGAATGCCTTGGCTCAGCCAGCGAAAGGGTGCGTAACCTTAATGCCCGGCTCGCAAACTTGAGGGCGGACCAAAGCATAGTCAAAAAGGAGCAGACTTTGCACGACAAACAGTGCAATTCAGTTAATACTcagctgcttttttggtCTTCGTTGCAATTGATGGTCCTTGTTGGGATGTGTGCTATGCAGCTGCGAACTCTACGAAGTCTATTTCGCAAAAAAACGAAGTAG
- the EAF1 gene encoding Eaf1p (similar to uniprot|Q06337 YDR359C Saccharomyces cerevisiae VID21 Component of the NuA4 histone acetyltransferase complex) — protein MVKLDRTAAAEEVSSLESMIAERNKTLAELYCISRLHDFLSISDEQTLQSQIDVFLEANDIRKGHHFDPSTLPKFTQIEPSPDKRVSKSKSGTPVDSARKEREHIKHDRDERNFDRDKDSSKESKVRISQDIRMNGGVAQPSPSKADGIELELEKFPNGAVRSQFNSNKRPREDENVQPNGPQSIIKEEHASMAPGTPHPSHTAPKRQRLDPSSAEHKEPSMNLTKKRSSSLLRELQAKPRKTEELFHQDNINAKESVYLIMNDKVPSKIPHAVPLSELKYNAQTLPLIKLIPTAHKVLTTDIMNTALNECRITVVSSRIEELRRLGLWSLRQPKKFIDPFENKKKQTHWGKLLEEAEWVSCDFDEFKKYKIAVCLTIAQSVMDFWNYGKACCVKVNPKKPIASPETTADPAESDGNGHDVSLPDSEGEIDHPLTTALEQYPSIDTKVLLQESVQPEDTHPIPSVVEDSSQLPSSKQHASLPFKLHVSFDDFSLVERKILSDLPLNGGLEHESLDDKPQDVAPFDPISKATVMLDDDQFVKLVERQLIDEEPSLVPFSKRRGMFYGNRRSHYLRPPIAPSLRYLRYRTPTIWLPEDDQELVRNINTYAYNWELISAHISSRPTRSYCSNIERRTPWQCFERFVQLNERFQFIDMKGPRAHSAQMWLIEAHKLQQQQKRRISPLGVGEDSIQRGHRRLRWASMFEAMRKCFKKRENAPKPNPTQPRKPLDCKNTSVPTPAEMSQLKAQRDDALRRDIQMRRIAKQKLQAAAMGQSLSSNSASKAIPRNSPSSGQRRAPDTARSSIRGSSPENSVRITTQTPQQTHIKQLSESEFVESYARKILLQKPDFSPELALKAAKSQFKLLAVKQQQQQQQQQQQQQQLYNQQTPHRSDGLSRTPYATLKTEPSNEKILSPTPQDILQKMQQSKH, from the coding sequence ATGGTAAAGCTTGACAGAACGGCTGCTGCAGAGGAAGTTAGCAGTTTAGAGAGCATGATCGCTGAGCGAAATAAGACTCTCGCCGAACTATACTGCATCTCGAGGCTACATGACTTCTTATCGATATCCGACGAACAAACCTTGCAGAGCCAGATAGATGTATTCCTGGAAGCCAACGACATTAGGAAGGGGCATCACTTTGACCCAAGTACCCTTCCCAAGTTTACGCAGATCGAACCTTCTCCGGACAAGAGAGTTTCAAAGAGTAAGAGTGGCACGCCGGTGGATAGCGCGCGGAAAGAACGTGAACACATCAAGCATGACAGAGACGAACGGAACTTTGACAGAGATAAAGACAGCAGTAAAGAGTCCAAAGTCAGAATTTCTCAGGACATTCGAATGAATGGAGGAGTAGCGCAACCATCGCCCAGCAAGGCTGACGGCATTGAGCTagagctggaaaagtttCCCAACGGCGCTGTTAGGTCCCAGTTTAATTCAAACAAAAGGCCACGTGAAGACGAGAATGTACAGCCCAATGGCCCCCAAAGTATTataaaagaagaacatgCTTCCATGGCCCCAGGGACCCCACATCCTTCGCATACTGCACCTAAACGTCAAAGGCTAGATCCAAGTAGTGCTGAACACAAAGAGCCCTCCATGAATTTAACAAAGAAGCGTTCCAGCTCTCTTTTGAGGGAGCTTCAAGCGAAACCTCGTAAAacagaagagctctttcaCCAAGATAATATAAATGCCAAGGAGAGTGTTTATCTGATAATGAATGACAAGGTCCCATCAAAGATTCCACACGCAGTTCCTCTTTCTGAGCTCAAATACAATGCCCAAACGCTACCTTTAATTAAGCTCATTCCAACTGCTCACAAAGTCTTAACTACAGACATCATGAACACAGCTTTGAACGAATGTCGTATTACTGTGGTAAGCTCAAGGATAGAAGAACTCAGAAGATTAGGCTTGTGGTCACTGAGACAACCTAAGAAATTCATTGATCCATTTGAGAATaagaaaaaacaaacacATTGGGGGaaacttctcgaagaagctgaatgGGTGTCTTGCGACtttgatgagttcaagAAATATAAAATTGCCGTTTGTTTGACAATTGCTCAGTCTGTTATGGATTTCTGGAATTACGGGAAGGCCTGTTGCGTTAAGGTCAACCCAAAAAAACCGATTGCGTCTCCCGAAACAACAGCAGATCCGGCTGAAAGTGATGGCAATGGGCATGACGTTTCCCTTCCCGACAGTGAAGGCGAGATTGATCACCCTTTGACAACAGCTCTGGAACAATACCCAAGCATAGATACAAAGGTGTTGCTACAAGAGTCCGTACAGCCCGAAGATACCCATCCTATCCCATCTGTTGTAGAGGATTCTTCACAGCTACCAAGCAGTAAGCAGCATGCCTCTTTGCCCTTCAAACTACATGTTTCCTTTGACGACTTTAGTCTAGTAGAGCGAAAAATTCTCAGTGATCTTCCTCTAAATGGAGGGCTCGAGCATGAAAGCCTCGATGACAAACCTCAAGATGTTGCTCCGTTCGATCCCATTTCAAAAGCGACAGTGATGCTGGATGATGATCAATTTGTGAAGCTTGTCGAAAGACAGCTTATTGACGAAGAACCCTCACTTGTTCCATTTAGCAAAAGACGCGGGATGTTCTACGGTAATCGGAGAAGTCATTATCTGCGACCTCCAATTGCACCCTCATTAAGATATTTGAGATACAGAACGCCTACAATATGGCTACCCGAGGATGACCAGGAGCTTGTACGAAATATCAACACATATGCATATAACTGGGAGCTGATAAGTGCGCACATTTCGTCAAGACCTACGAGATCGTATTGTTCTAacattgaaagaagaacccCATGGCAGTGTTTTGAGAGATTTGTGCAGCTCAACGAAAGGTTTCAGTTCATCGACATGAAGGGGCCTCGTGCACACAGCGCCCAGATGTGGCTTATCGAAGCCCACAAAttgcagcaacaacaaaagaggAGAATTTCCCCTCTTGGTGTTGGAGAGGATTCAATCCAGCGAGGTCATAGGAGATTACGCTGGGCCAGCATGTTCGAAGCCATGAGAAAatgcttcaagaaaagagaaaatGCGCCAAAACCGAATCCCACTCAGCCGAGAAAGCCACTTGACTGCAAAAATACATCTGTACCAACTCCTGCAGAGATGTCACAGCTCAAAGCCCAGCGTGACGATGCACTCCGCAGAGACATACAGATGAGGAGAATCGCTAAACAGAAGCTGCAAGCTGCTGCTATGGGACAGAGCCTTTCCTCAAACAGTGCTTCTAAGGCTATTCCGCGTAACTCTCCTTCATCTGGTCAACGTCGTGCCCCTGATACTGCTCGCAGTTCTATAAGAGGGTCTTCACCAGAAAACAGCGTACGGATAACGACACAAACACCCCAACAAACGCATATCAAGCAACTGTCTGAGAGTGAGTTTGTAGAAAGCTACGCTCGCaaaattcttcttcaaaagccgGACTTTTCACCTGAACTTGCGCTCAAGGCGGCAAAAAGTCAATTTAAGCTTTTGGCCGTtaagcaacagcagcaacaacagcagcagcaacaacagcagcaacagctcTACAACCAACAAACACCGCATCGTAGTGACGGGTTATCACGCACGCCCTACGCAACTCTCAAAACAGAACCTTCAAATGAAAAGATTCTCTCCCCCACTCCCCAAGACATTTTGCAAAAAATGCAACAGAGCAAGCATTAG
- the CNL1 gene encoding Cnl1p (similar to uniprot|Q06333 YDR357C Saccharomyces cerevisiae Protein of unknown function) — MSAPDSNSGHAHDSAQNEGAAEGTRDPFGIDRLSVDYDYLLYRIQDHVTSIQLSTTEICRQQNQLVEQGIIGDAIDINIEEMRRILQKCEELETHFDMLDQIDSIVQTFRPRLDDIVREHRELTRNTERRI; from the coding sequence ATGAGCGCTCCAGATAGTAACAGTGGGCATGCACACGACTCCGCACAAAATGAGGGAGCGGCCGAAGGGACAAGAGACCCGTTTGGAATTGACCGGTTAAGTGTCGACTACGATTACTTATTATACAGGATACAAGACCATGTTACATCGATACAACTTAGCACAACCGAAATTTGCCGACAGCAGAACcaacttgttgaacagGGCATTATTGGAGACGCTATTGATATCAACATCGAGGAGATGCGTCGGATCCTGCAAAAATGCGAGGAACTCGAGACTCATTTTGACATGCTCGACCAAATCGACAGCATTGTGCAAACCTTCAGGCCGCGGCTGGACGATATCGTGCGAGAACACCGTGAATTAACTAGAAATACAGAGCGGAGAATATGA
- the BCP1 gene encoding protein-transporting protein BCP1 (similar to uniprot|Q06338 YDR361C Saccharomyces cerevisiae BCP1 Essential protein involved in nuclear export of Mss4p), giving the protein MVAIKLSDAIKRKREPQDAESDIDISSTDSENESQVDDEQEVINIDFDFFNANKNVDFHALKNLLRQLLGPQESSKIQLSALADLILDSPTTTIKTDGQESDPYCFLSFIDYRSNRTSDYAKYLSKVDSRLAEFLKSMDNSDKKCALVLSERLINMPPEVIAPIYNITLEDASNSLGDGKHYDYYVIVSRKFEVNVEVDDEETGARKRVKTSEIDYFHEEDRFLERNAYVHFDSESRKGLISSYVVIDHDSLIKSIKDVEAEIKNW; this is encoded by the coding sequence ATGGTGGCCATCAAACTCAGCGATGCTATCAAGAGAAAGCGCGAGCCTCAAGATGCAGAGTCTGATATCGACATAAGCAGCACTGACTCCGAAAATGAGTCTCAGGTTGACGATGAGCAAGAGGTGATAAACATAGATTTCGATTTTTTCAACGCCAACAAGAACGTGGACTTCCACGCGCTGAAAAACCTACTGCGTCAGCTCCTCGGGCCCCAGGAGTCTTCCAAGATTCAACTGAGCGCTCTAGCGGATCTAATCCTGGACTCCCCCACAACGACCATCAAAACCGACGGCCAGGAGTCTGACCCCTACTGCTTTCTCAGCTTCATTGACTATCGCAGTAATAGAACAAGCGACTACGCAAAGTACCTATCCAAGGTCGACAGCCGTCTCGCGGAATTTCTAAAAAGCATGGACAACTCGGACAAGAAGTGCGCCCTGGTGTTGAGCGAGCGTCTGATTAACATGCCCCCCGAGGTAATTGCGCCCATCTACAACATCACGCTTGAAGACGCCTCCAACAGCCTTGGTGATGGAAAACACTACGACTATTATGTCATAGTAAGCCGCAAGTTCGAGGTTAACGTCGAAGTTGATGATGAGGAGACCGGCGCTCGCAAAAGGGTAAAGACCTCTGAGATAGACTATTTCCACGAGGAAGACCGCTTTCTGGAGCGCAACGCTTATGTCCACTTTGACTCCGAAAGTCGCAAGGGCCTCATTTCTTCATACGTGGTCATCGACCATGATTCCTTGATCAAGTCGATCAAAGATGTCGAGGCGGAAATAAAAAACTGGTAA
- the CTM1 gene encoding cytochrome c lysine N-methyltransferase (weakly similar to uniprot|P38818 YHR109W Saccharomyces cerevisiae CTM1 Cytochrome c lysine methyltransferase) yields the protein MAFQPLGSDDCALATIRDFAELHGAKLNRGFCVGRSEVSEKVRCIGGFVKKKDLDVSKMQKGLVELLRVPAGATFSLETMLQFLDTESYPTQDAEKLTETSVKVKKLFFECCQIPVISSQASETLLLIIYFIIFSGLERNGYALPDPISHYLNGVLLTTEVGSLYSDAFVWKETTDIKLFAQYGFASIYSIFHALSEFSAANFGSENCGAIVSTLMASISSRCLEIPHEEHKGSDDFYVNTTLVPVLDYVNHDNKRVNAHFDVDRSTNDILLVLDMDSCPQNEEVFEVFISYFPVDEVIRFEKSYGFFPQPEGNRVSFMNLCFDKRFNAMQELDVFLFYKWFSVKPCLQFILKDERVYINDTLKQFAELLLPFVPDPRGGFQSCFTYNPNSYRTFACFTSKARGPSEDCFLEECKKLVHESEMNSSEVIGLPQLAWTCHFDAQGEDFARLTKEQCLEVLFGSDELYSRAIDTFQHYLRLYMNWRLYMLQEAKPRLARSSLNLANHESYVVRQYCQQLEQNLPVFWSDVENYENLELTDCALPPPLKCSSYAYKSPGEERQLPSSEEPLTKYPEEEFFQYASFFMKST from the coding sequence ATGGCCTTCCAGCCACTAGGGAGTGACGATTGCGCCCTCGCGACAATTAGAGATTTCGCTGAACTACATGGCGCGAAACTTAATCGTGGGTTCTGCGTTGGCAGATCTGAGGTCAGCGAGAAGGTGAGATGCATTGGGGGTTTTGTTAAGAAGAAGGACTTAGACGTGTCGAAAATGCAAAAGGGCTTGGTTGAGTTGCTTCGAGTTCCAGCCGGGGCTACTTTTTCATTGGAAACAATGCTGCAGTTTCTGGACACTGAAAGTTATCCCACCCAAGACGCTGAGAAGCTTACTGAGACTTCAGTAAAAgtgaaaaagctgttttttgaATGCTGTCAGATCCCCGTGATATCTTCGCAGGCCTCAGAAACCTTACTTCTTATAATCTATTTCATTATCTTCAGTGGCCTTGAAAGGAACGGTTACGCGCTACCTGACCCTATTTCGCATTACTTGAATGGGGTTCTATTAACAACAGAAGTTGGATCACTCTACTCCGATGCCTTTGTGTGGAAAGAGACTACAGATATAAAGCTGTTTGCACAATATGGATTTGCCTCTATTTACTCAATCTTCCATGCACTTTCCGAGTTTTCAGCCGCGAACTTCGGCAGCGAGAACTGTGGTGCGATAGTTTCGACGCTCATGGCCAGCATCAGTTCAAGGTGCCTGGAGATCCCGCACGAGGAGCACAAAGGTAGCGACGATTTCTACGTGAACACAACTTTAGTTCCTGTGCTGGATTATGTCAACCATGACAACAAGCGAGTCAACGCGCACTTTGATGTTGATAGAAGCACCAATGATATACTACTGGTGCTGGACATGGACTCTTGTCCTCAGAACGAAGAggttttcgaagttttcATTAGCTACTTCCCAGTCGACGAGGTTATTCGCTTCGAAAAGAGCTACGGGTTCTTTCCTCAGCCAGAAGGAAACAGAGTGAGCTTCATGAACCTGTGCTTTGACAAGCGGTTCAACGCAATGCAAGAGCTCGATGTCTTCCTTTTTTATAAATGGTTTTCCGTCAAGCCATGCTTGCAGTTCATACTAAAAGACGAGAGAGTCTACATCAATGACACGCTCAAGCAGTTTGCTGAGCTACTTTTGCCGTTTGTTCCTGACCCTCGGGGGGGATTCCAATCGTGTTTCACCTACAATCCAAACAGTTATAGAACGTTCGCCTGCTTTACTTCAAAAGCGCGAGGCCCCTCAGAAGATTGTTTTCTGGAAGAGtgcaaaaagctggttCATGAAAGCGAGATGAACTCAAGCGAGGTTATTGGTCTCCCCCAGCTGGCGTGGACTTGTCATTTTGATGCACAAGGCGAAGACTTTGCCAGGCTAACTAAGGAACAGTGCTTGGAGGTTTTGTTCGGCTCAGACGAACTGTACAGCCGCGCTATCGACACTTTCCAGCACTACCTTCGGTTATACATGAATTGGCGGTTGTACATGCTCCAAGAGGCAAAGCCACGGCTGGCAAGGTCATCTCTCAACCTTGCTAATCACGAGAGTTACGTGGTACGGCAATACTGCCAACAGCTTGAGCAAAATCTGCCTGTATTCTGGTCCGATGTTGAAAACTATGAAAACCTTGAACTTACAGATTGTGCACTACCACCACCCCTAAAGTGTTCCTCCTACGCCTACAAGTCGCCAGGTGAAGAACGGCAGTTGCCGTCCAGTGAAGAACCATTGACCAAGTACCCGGAAGAAGAATTCTTCCAGTACGCCAGCTTTTTCATGAAAAGCACATAG
- a CDS encoding ubiquitin-binding protein (similar to uniprot|P38817 YHR108W Saccharomyces cerevisiae GGA2 Golgi-localized protein with homology to gamma-adaptin) — protein MSQGIYLSDVPVRRPALAGNSLARKMQRACRLSLPEPDLALNLDVADFINAKQGAAPREAAIGIVRLINSRDTHTAVFALALLDVLVKNCGYPFHLQISRKEFLNELVKKFPERPPLRFTKVQRLILTAIEEWYQTICKHTNYKEDMGYIRDMHRLLKYKGYIFPKIKEEDLAVLRPGDHLKTPSEIQKEQEIAQAAKLEELIRRGRPEDLKEANKLMKVMAGFKEDNAIKSKQLINDELVKLKRKADLFKDMLSASETPDFSNETLVELYSALKVSQPKFQKIIEEEHEDDVLVQDLLQFNDTVNQLVQKYNLLKTGEAGQAAQIQVSSISSPPAGSGGALANEINLIDFGDDEEQASSPQGQDSGNPVEDLLGDLNNLSFSQPSQGFGLGGSISLGASQPTAQVSSGSEFDLLGNLSNTPSPAATAQPPKNTQFSGDDFTEAFGSIEPENSVAHNRVEVSSSTSLKIEFDLSRKSESSINITSFFSNVGPSPISELTFMVAVPKSMTLNLKPQSGNFIPGYGADGVTQSGTIENAFSNNGKPLKVKWKASYVVNATPVEETAIFTFPQI, from the coding sequence ATGTCTCAAGGAATTTACTTGAGTGATGTGCCTGTTAGACGGCCAGCGCTTGCTGGCAACTCTTTGGCCAGAAAAATGCAGCGCGCTTGCCGACTGTCGCTGCCTGAACCTGACTTGGCACTAAACTTGGATGTAGCCGACTTCATCAACGCAAAACAGGGAGCCGCGCCTCGCGAAGCAGCCATTGGAATTGTGAGACTTATAAACAGCCGTGATACACATACAGCGGTGTTTGCTCTTGCGCTCTTGGATGTGCTGGTCAAAAATTGTGGGTATCCTTTCCATCTTCAAATCTCGCGtaaagagtttttgaatgagCTCGTGAAGAAGTTCCCAGAACGCCCCCCTCTTCGCTTCACTAAGGTGCAGCGTCTTATTCTGACCGCTATCGAGGAATGGTACCAGACCATATGCAAGCACACAAACTACAAAGAGGACATGGGCTATATTAGAGATATGCATAGACTCTTGAAATACAAGGGCTATATCTTCCCAAAGATCAAGGAGGAGGACTTGGCTGTGTTGAGGCCTGGCGACCATCTGAAAACCCCAAGCGAAATCCAGAAGGAACAAGAAATCGCACAGGCCGCGAAATTGGAGGAGTTGATCAGGCGCGGCCGTCCCGAAGACTTGAAGGAGGCTAACAAGCTGATGAAGGTGATGGCTGGCTTCAAAGAGGACAATGCGATCAAGTCCAAACAATTGATCAACGATGAGCTTGTGAAGCTTaaaagaaaagctgatcttttcaaagatatGCTAAGCGCCTCGGAGACACCGGACTTCAGCAACGAGACCTTGGTTGAACTATACAGTGCTCTGAAGGTATCCCAGCCCAAGTTTCAGAAGattattgaagaagagcacGAAGACGACGTCTTGGTTCAAGATTTGCTTCAATTTAACGACACTGTTAATCAACTGGTTCAAAAATACAATTTGCTGAAGACTGGTGAAGCTGGTCAGGCCGCCCAGATCCAGGTCTCGTCAATTTCCTCACCACCTGCTGGATCTGGGGGAGCGTTGGCTAATGAGATCAACCTTATTGATTTCGGTGATGATGAGGAGCAAGCGTCTTCGCCACAGGGACAGGACTCAGGAAACCCTGTCGAGGATCTATTGGGCGATTTGAACAACCTAAGTTTTTCTCAGCCATCTCAAGGTTTCGGTCTGGGTGGAAGCATTTCTCTCGGGGCTTCGCAGCCCACTGCGCAAGTTTCATCAGGCTCGGAGTTTGACTTACTTGGTAATCTTTCGAACACACCTTCTCCAGCTGCAACAGCTCAGCCTCCAAAGAACACTCAGTTTTCTGGCGATGACTTCACCGAGGCCTTTGGAAGTATTGAACCAGAGAACTCCGTGGCCCACAACCGAGTTGAagtttcaagctcaacctCTCTAAAAATTGAGTTTGATTTATCGAGAAAATCTGAATCTTCCATTAACATCACCTCATTCTTCTCGAATGTGGGGCCTTCGCCAATTTCTGAGTTGACATTTATGGTGGCAGTTCCCAAATCAATGACACTAAATCTGAAGCCGCAATCAGGCAACTTTATACCTGGTTACGGAGCAGACGGAGTGACTCAATCGGGTACCATTGAAaatgctttttcaaacaatGGCAAACCTTTGAAGGTGAAATGGAAAGCAAGCTATGTTGTCAATGCCACGCCTGTAGAGGAAACCGCCATTTTTACGTTCCCTCAAATTTAA